From one Streptomyces chromofuscus genomic stretch:
- a CDS encoding ATP-grasp domain-containing protein, whose translation MGRPYLGRAHARGLDVSVLDTADALGWDETKAALGPGDRGYPVTATDDEGWLAAATTALADGPVAGVLGFSEPHIVAAAMLAEELGLPGPGVRAAVISRNKLMQREVFGRAGLNQPEYLHARDVRAAESFAAGRYPVVLKPLSSMGSLGVRVVADPHELRAWVNEQAASAAFLVEEYLDGPEFSVEALIVDGAPVFESVTAKTTTVAPCRVELAHHVPASLDAPDRQAISTLLRQVIGALGMRTGVVHFELILRSDGPHIVEIATRTPGDYLMDVIQAATDVDLYDAAVAAACGLPLNLPPGAAAPPPRMASVWFPTPPAGTVSAVEGVERVEKLPGVVKIEIDVAPGDEVHELRSSMDRVGMVVYQAPDRQELDALLARVRDELRIAVTR comes from the coding sequence ATGGGTCGCCCGTATCTGGGGCGGGCCCACGCGCGTGGCCTGGACGTCTCGGTCCTGGACACCGCCGACGCACTGGGGTGGGACGAGACCAAGGCCGCTCTGGGCCCGGGTGACCGGGGGTATCCGGTGACGGCGACGGACGACGAGGGCTGGCTGGCGGCGGCGACCACCGCCCTGGCCGACGGGCCGGTCGCCGGTGTGCTGGGCTTCTCGGAGCCGCACATCGTCGCGGCCGCGATGCTGGCCGAGGAGCTGGGTCTGCCGGGCCCCGGGGTACGGGCCGCGGTCATCTCCCGCAACAAGCTGATGCAGCGCGAGGTGTTCGGCCGGGCCGGGCTCAACCAGCCCGAGTACCTGCACGCTCGGGACGTACGGGCGGCCGAGTCCTTCGCGGCGGGCCGCTACCCGGTGGTGCTGAAACCTTTGTCCAGCATGGGCAGTCTGGGCGTGCGGGTCGTCGCCGACCCTCACGAACTGCGGGCCTGGGTGAACGAGCAGGCCGCGAGTGCCGCTTTCCTGGTTGAGGAGTACCTCGACGGTCCGGAGTTCAGCGTCGAGGCCCTGATTGTCGACGGCGCACCGGTCTTCGAAAGCGTCACCGCGAAGACCACCACGGTGGCGCCCTGTCGGGTCGAGCTGGCCCACCACGTCCCCGCCAGTCTCGACGCGCCCGACCGGCAGGCGATCTCGACCCTGCTTCGCCAGGTGATCGGGGCGCTGGGCATGCGTACCGGCGTCGTTCATTTCGAGCTCATCCTGCGCTCCGACGGCCCCCACATAGTGGAGATCGCCACCCGCACGCCCGGCGACTACCTGATGGACGTCATCCAGGCTGCCACTGACGTCGACCTCTACGACGCCGCGGTCGCGGCGGCCTGTGGACTCCCGCTCAACCTGCCGCCCGGCGCTGCCGCGCCCCCGCCACGGATGGCCTCGGTCTGGTTCCCGACGCCTCCGGCCGGCACGGTAAGCGCCGTCGAGGGCGTGGAGCGAGTGGAGAAGCTCCCCGGCGTGGTGAAGATAGAGATCGACGTGGCACCCGGCGACGAGGTCCACGAGCTGCGCTCCTCGATGGACCGGGTCGGCATGGTGGTCTACCAGGCCCCCGACCGGCAGGAACTCGATGCATTGCTGGCCCGCGTGCGCGACGAACTGCGCATCGCGGTGACGAGGTGA
- a CDS encoding ATP-grasp domain-containing protein: protein MSRTSAHGGSVVLVDPAMTGHPFKDACRRRALPTISLYTLDETLLASYDPDYRRDDEQVLHATDADEAAGLLTGPVRAVVPTTEPSVEIGDRLSELLGVPGNPAVTASARRSKAAMRRHAVESGIRVPAFEVVSRDRIAEAAARIGLPAIAKPQRGAGSHGVTVLSDPAAVGDLPARDLFGGANAEWLVEEYVRGREIAVNCFSQDGRHRVLDMWEYQQPDGADYDQPYWNLVQLRPDDPDWPAAERFVRKALDAYRVRLGPSHTEIKTDAAGPCLMELASRLPGAHMTDHWRLHSTIRPYDDTLAAYLGEDTGLLSRDLGFDAALGICCLRNDDRPGVLTELAGLDEIRLTAGVDAVYPSVAPGDFVPLTRDLGSLTAFVLVHGQDAAEVDALLRTVRQSMRLELK, encoded by the coding sequence GTGAGCCGGACCTCGGCTCACGGGGGAAGCGTCGTCCTGGTGGACCCGGCCATGACCGGGCACCCGTTCAAGGACGCATGTCGCCGTCGGGCTCTGCCGACCATCTCGCTGTACACCTTGGACGAGACGCTGCTCGCGTCCTACGACCCCGACTACCGGCGTGACGACGAGCAAGTGCTGCACGCCACCGACGCGGACGAGGCCGCCGGGCTGCTGACGGGGCCGGTCCGCGCGGTCGTCCCGACCACCGAGCCGTCGGTGGAGATCGGGGACCGGCTGAGCGAGCTGCTCGGGGTGCCGGGGAATCCGGCGGTCACCGCGTCGGCCCGGCGCTCCAAGGCGGCGATGCGACGACACGCCGTGGAGTCGGGCATCCGGGTTCCGGCCTTCGAGGTCGTCTCCCGGGACCGTATCGCCGAGGCGGCGGCGCGGATCGGCTTACCGGCCATCGCCAAGCCGCAGCGCGGTGCGGGCTCGCACGGGGTGACCGTCCTCTCCGATCCGGCAGCCGTGGGCGACCTTCCGGCCCGCGACCTGTTCGGCGGCGCGAACGCGGAGTGGCTGGTTGAGGAGTACGTGCGCGGCCGGGAGATCGCCGTCAACTGCTTCAGCCAGGACGGCCGCCACCGGGTGCTGGACATGTGGGAGTACCAGCAGCCGGACGGCGCCGACTACGACCAGCCGTACTGGAACCTCGTCCAACTTCGCCCCGACGACCCCGACTGGCCGGCCGCGGAGCGCTTCGTCCGCAAGGCGCTGGACGCCTACCGGGTGCGGCTGGGTCCCAGTCACACCGAGATCAAGACGGATGCCGCGGGACCCTGCCTGATGGAGCTGGCCAGCCGGCTTCCCGGCGCGCACATGACCGACCACTGGCGCCTGCACAGCACCATCAGACCCTACGACGACACCCTTGCCGCCTACCTGGGAGAGGACACGGGGCTGCTTTCCCGCGACCTCGGGTTCGACGCGGCGCTGGGCATCTGCTGCCTGCGGAACGACGACCGGCCCGGGGTGCTCACTGAGCTGGCGGGTCTGGACGAGATCCGGCTGACCGCCGGGGTGGACGCCGTCTATCCCAGCGTCGCTCCCGGCGACTTCGTGCCCCTCACCCGCGATCTGGGATCCCTCACCGCTTTCGTGCTCGTCCACGGCCAGGACGCGGCCGAGGTCGACGCACTGCTGCGCACTGTCCGCCAAAGCATGCGATTGGAACTCAAATGA